From a region of the Qipengyuania spongiae genome:
- a CDS encoding argininosuccinate synthase, with protein sequence MSEIKRVVLAYSGGLDTSVIAKWLEVERGLEVVTFTADLGQGEEIEPAREKARAMGIPDKHIFIEDLREEFVRDFVFPMMRANARYEGDYLLGTSIARPLISKRLVEIAHETGADAVAHGATGKGNDQVRFELSAYALDPDIKVIAPWREWDLTSRTALIGWAEKHQIAVPKDKRGESPFSTDANLLHTSSEGKVLEDPWEETPDYVYSRTDHPEDAPDTPEYITIDFERGDGTALNGEAMSPATLLAALNELGRKHGIGRLDLVENRFVGMKSRGMYETPGGEIYARAHRGIEQITLDRGAAHLKDELMPRYAELIYNGLWFSPEREMLQAAIDLSQEKVAGTVRLKLYKGLASVVGRKSANSLYSEAHVTFEDDAGAYDQADAAGFIKLNALRLRLLAKRDR encoded by the coding sequence ATGTCCGAAATCAAGCGAGTCGTCCTGGCCTATTCCGGGGGGCTAGACACTTCTGTCATCGCGAAATGGCTGGAGGTCGAACGCGGGCTCGAGGTGGTCACCTTCACCGCCGATCTCGGCCAGGGCGAAGAAATCGAACCGGCGCGCGAGAAGGCCCGCGCCATGGGCATCCCCGACAAACACATCTTCATCGAGGATCTGCGCGAGGAGTTCGTGCGGGACTTCGTCTTCCCGATGATGCGCGCAAACGCCCGCTACGAGGGCGACTACCTGCTCGGCACCAGCATCGCTCGCCCGCTCATCTCCAAGCGCCTCGTGGAGATCGCGCACGAGACCGGCGCCGATGCCGTCGCACACGGAGCGACTGGCAAGGGCAACGATCAGGTCCGCTTCGAACTGTCGGCCTATGCGCTCGATCCCGACATCAAGGTGATCGCTCCGTGGCGCGAATGGGACCTTACCAGTCGCACCGCGCTGATCGGCTGGGCCGAGAAGCACCAGATCGCCGTGCCCAAGGACAAGCGCGGCGAGAGCCCCTTCTCCACCGACGCGAACCTCCTGCACACCTCGTCCGAGGGCAAAGTGCTCGAAGATCCGTGGGAGGAGACCCCGGACTATGTCTATTCGCGCACCGACCATCCGGAGGACGCGCCCGATACACCCGAATACATCACGATCGACTTCGAACGCGGCGATGGCACCGCGCTGAACGGCGAGGCGATGAGCCCGGCGACCTTGCTGGCGGCGCTCAACGAACTCGGGCGCAAGCACGGGATCGGTCGTCTCGATCTGGTCGAGAACCGCTTCGTCGGCATGAAGAGCCGCGGCATGTACGAGACGCCGGGCGGCGAGATCTACGCCCGCGCCCATCGCGGGATCGAGCAGATCACGCTCGACCGGGGGGCGGCGCATCTCAAGGACGAGCTGATGCCGCGCTATGCCGAACTGATCTACAACGGCCTCTGGTTCAGCCCGGAGCGCGAGATGCTGCAGGCGGCGATCGACCTTAGTCAGGAGAAGGTCGCCGGCACGGTTCGCCTGAAGCTTTACAAGGGGCTTGCCAGCGTGGTCGGGCGGAAGAGCGCGAACAGCCTTTATTCGGAGGCGCACGTCACCTTCGAGGACGATGCGGGCGCCTACGACCAGGCCGACGCGGCTGGCTTCATCAAGCTCAACGCCCTGCGCCTGCGGTTGCTCGCCAAGCGGGATCGCTGA
- a CDS encoding SDR family oxidoreductase, producing MTQGRPTVLVTGGAKRIGAAISRRFGEAGWHVVIHYLSSREASENLAGSLPSAETVRCDLGDESATVEMVDDLAKRFEDWRVLVNSASVFKPDDVGALDHETSVQAMQVNARSPARLAQEFLARARAKAGRRVIDITDQKLENPNPDFFSYTMSKHALAATIPMLAKAQSDPRDRIYGLAPGAILPSHDQSEEEAERSHRLNLLERKTGADEIADAALFLAGGWLASGETLFCDSGQHLLDQDRDVIYLARDRETA from the coding sequence ATGACGCAGGGCAGGCCGACAGTTCTGGTGACCGGAGGGGCCAAGCGCATCGGCGCCGCCATCTCGCGCCGTTTCGGCGAGGCGGGATGGCATGTGGTCATCCATTACCTGTCCTCGCGCGAGGCGTCCGAAAACCTGGCTGGCTCGCTCCCTAGCGCGGAAACCGTCCGCTGCGATCTGGGCGACGAGAGCGCCACCGTGGAGATGGTGGACGATCTGGCGAAACGGTTCGAGGACTGGCGGGTGCTGGTCAATTCGGCTAGCGTCTTTAAGCCGGACGATGTCGGCGCGCTCGATCACGAGACAAGCGTGCAGGCGATGCAGGTCAACGCCCGCAGTCCCGCGCGCCTCGCCCAGGAATTTCTCGCAAGAGCGCGCGCGAAAGCCGGGCGGCGGGTGATCGACATCACCGATCAGAAGCTGGAAAATCCCAATCCGGATTTCTTCAGTTACACGATGAGCAAGCACGCTTTGGCCGCAACCATTCCCATGCTGGCCAAGGCGCAGTCCGACCCGCGGGATCGCATCTACGGGCTGGCCCCCGGGGCGATCCTGCCCAGCCACGACCAGAGCGAGGAGGAGGCCGAGCGTTCGCACCGGCTCAATCTGCTCGAACGCAAGACCGGGGCCGACGAGATTGCGGATGCTGCCCTGTTCCTCGCCGGAGGCTGGCTCGCGAGCGGGGAGACGCTGTTCTGCGACAGTGGCCAGCACCTGCTCGATCAGGATCGCGATGTGATCTATCTCGCCCGAGACAGAGAGACCGCATGA
- a CDS encoding lysozyme, with amino-acid sequence MPDRHNRKTGSRDRVRQMLRDLDTPLDALPRPSDTDRDKSDRDARNKLAQDRKMRQRSDLKRARDAARRVFKVKPSLSSRKTAAALLTASAVGLAAFSGPAWPGSGDGNSPELTDAFGGKRMPASLRNASAEFKQALIEEEGVRYVVYRDVAGYPTVGVGHLVTPRDNLRVGDRISRQQVLEFLEGDLVEAESGVRELVGDLPLFQHEFDALVDLVYNVGAGNVSASESPRLNAAVASGDYRRIATELDYTYAGGRIARGLEFRSERRAKIFLDARYEDPREAARNNT; translated from the coding sequence TTGCCCGACAGACACAACCGCAAGACTGGTTCCCGCGACCGGGTTCGCCAGATGCTGCGGGATCTCGACACGCCGCTCGACGCCCTGCCCCGGCCATCCGATACGGATCGGGACAAGTCCGATCGCGATGCACGCAACAAGCTGGCGCAGGACCGGAAAATGCGCCAGCGCAGCGACCTCAAGCGCGCCCGAGATGCGGCGCGCCGGGTGTTCAAGGTCAAACCGTCCCTGTCCAGTCGGAAGACGGCCGCTGCCCTGCTGACCGCGAGCGCGGTTGGCCTCGCCGCGTTTTCCGGCCCCGCCTGGCCCGGATCAGGTGACGGGAATTCGCCCGAGCTGACCGACGCTTTCGGTGGGAAACGAATGCCGGCCTCGCTGCGCAACGCCAGCGCCGAATTCAAGCAGGCGCTGATCGAGGAGGAAGGGGTACGCTACGTGGTCTATCGCGATGTCGCGGGCTACCCCACCGTGGGCGTTGGACATCTGGTGACGCCCAGGGACAATCTGCGGGTCGGCGACCGGATCAGCCGGCAACAGGTCCTCGAATTTCTCGAAGGCGATCTGGTCGAGGCGGAAAGCGGCGTGCGCGAGCTTGTCGGCGATCTGCCGCTGTTTCAGCACGAATTCGATGCGTTGGTCGATCTCGTCTACAATGTCGGCGCAGGGAACGTCTCGGCGAGCGAAAGCCCCCGCCTCAATGCCGCCGTGGCCTCGGGGGATTACCGGCGGATCGCGACCGAGCTCGACTACACCTATGCCGGGGGCCGCATCGCGCGCGGCCTCGAATTCCGTAGCGAAC
- a CDS encoding DksA/TraR family C4-type zinc finger protein — MAGGWTRDGAVQDQIDDTVSDAVNAARARMPMGESAKWCAKCGEEIPAKRREALPGVKRCVACQSGQDGAVRQAGINRRGSKDSQLR; from the coding sequence ATGGCCGGTGGCTGGACACGCGACGGCGCAGTGCAGGATCAGATCGACGACACCGTTTCCGACGCGGTAAACGCCGCTCGCGCGCGAATGCCCATGGGCGAGAGCGCGAAATGGTGCGCCAAATGCGGCGAGGAAATTCCCGCGAAACGGCGCGAGGCGCTGCCGGGCGTCAAGCGGTGCGTCGCGTGCCAGAGCGGACAGGACGGCGCCGTACGTCAGGCGGGCATCAATCGGCGGGGAAGTAAGGACAGCCAGCTTCGCTGA
- a CDS encoding MOSC domain-containing protein produces the protein MNASPLLALCIGQPRRFSGEEFSAIDKRPVGGRVTLGRLGLEGDAVADRKHHGGPEMAVHHYARDHDAMWRSWLGDHPLLDAPAPFGENFATEGWTEENVHIGDRFRIGMALLEVSQPRKPCWKIEHRFGRKGMVAQILTTKACGWYYRVIEEGHVQEGDCVERVEIGHGEWSVARVFGALHNPDCKSSQANFHSIAKLARLSADMRERALGRLVP, from the coding sequence GTGAACGCATCGCCGCTCCTCGCCCTGTGCATCGGCCAGCCGCGGCGGTTCAGTGGCGAAGAGTTCAGCGCGATCGACAAGCGGCCCGTGGGAGGCCGCGTCACGCTCGGCCGCCTGGGCCTCGAAGGCGACGCCGTCGCGGATCGCAAGCACCATGGCGGGCCGGAAATGGCCGTCCATCACTACGCCCGCGATCACGATGCGATGTGGCGCTCATGGCTCGGCGATCACCCTCTGCTCGATGCCCCCGCCCCGTTCGGCGAGAACTTCGCGACCGAAGGCTGGACCGAGGAGAATGTCCATATCGGCGACCGCTTCCGGATCGGAATGGCGCTGCTGGAGGTCAGCCAGCCGCGCAAGCCCTGCTGGAAGATAGAGCATCGTTTTGGGCGAAAGGGCATGGTCGCCCAGATCCTGACGACGAAGGCATGCGGCTGGTATTACCGCGTTATCGAGGAAGGCCATGTGCAGGAAGGCGACTGCGTCGAACGGGTCGAGATCGGCCATGGCGAATGGTCGGTCGCACGTGTTTTCGGAGCGCTTCATAATCCCGACTGCAAGTCTTCGCAGGCAAATTTTCACTCGATCGCGAAACTTGCTCGATTAAGCGCCGACATGCGCGAAAGAGCACTCGGTCGCCTCGTTCCTTGA
- the uvrA gene encoding excinuclease ABC subunit UvrA, whose translation MALTKISVRGAREHNLKGVDIDLPRDSLIVITGLSGSGKSSLAFDTIYAEGQRRYVESLSAYARQFLEMMQKPDVEHIDGLSPAISIEQKTTSRNPRSTVATVTEIYDYMRLLWARVGVPYSPATGLPIEAQTVSNMVDRVMALPEGTRAYLLAPVVRGRKGEYRRELAEWQKAGFTRVRIDGEMYPIEEAPALDKKFKHDIEVVVDRIAVKEGIETRLADSFETALRLAEGLAYIDLADGVVPGREDEAGSGGAMKGAGLPANRIVFSEKFACPVSGFTIEEVEPRLFSFNAPQGACPTCDGIGEKQLFDPRLVVPNEALSLKKGAVVPWAKSNPPSPYYMQVLASLAKEFGFALDTAWEDLAPENRDIILHGTKGKRVPLTFKDGRKQYTVNKPFEGVIGNLNRRLLQTESAWMREELSKFQTAQPCETCGGKRLNEKALAVKIPGPPTSDGAGITDIATPTKMSVADAKAWFLGLPDHLGETQQQIARAILKEINERLGFLDNVGLDYLNLDRTSGTLSGGESQRIRLASQIGSGLSGVLYVLDEPSIGLHQRDNDRLLETLKRLRDLGNTVIVVEHDEDAIRAADYVVDLGPGAGVHGGEVVAEGTLKQVLKSKKSLTAAYLTGRREIAVPAERRKGNGKQLTVHGARANNLRDVTASIPLGTFTCITGVSGSGKSSFTIDTLYAAAARTLNGARVVAGAHDKVTGLEHCDKVIEIDQSPIGRTPRSNPATYTGAFTQIRDWFAGLPEAQARGYKPGRFSFNVKGGRCEACQGDGLIKIEMHFLPDVYVTCEECGGKRYNRETLEVRFKGLSIADVLDMTIEDAEEFFKAVPPIRDRMHMLNEVGLGYVKVGQQATTLSGGEAQRVKLAKELARRSTGQTLYILDEPTTGLHFEDVRKLLEVLHRLVEQGNSVVVIEHNLDVIKTADYLLDLGPGGGVRGGEIVASGTPEEVVKVPESYTGQYLAPLLERKRVVTE comes from the coding sequence ATGGCTCTTACCAAAATCTCCGTCCGCGGCGCGCGCGAGCACAATCTCAAGGGCGTCGACATCGACCTGCCGCGCGACAGCCTGATCGTGATCACCGGCCTGTCGGGCTCAGGCAAGTCGAGCCTCGCCTTCGACACCATCTATGCCGAGGGGCAACGGCGTTATGTCGAGAGCCTGTCGGCCTATGCGCGCCAGTTCCTCGAGATGATGCAGAAGCCCGATGTCGAGCATATCGACGGGCTGTCCCCCGCCATCTCGATCGAGCAGAAGACCACCAGCCGCAATCCGCGCTCGACCGTGGCGACCGTGACCGAGATCTACGACTACATGCGCCTGCTCTGGGCGCGGGTTGGCGTGCCGTACAGCCCCGCCACCGGCCTGCCGATCGAGGCGCAGACTGTCTCCAACATGGTCGACCGGGTCATGGCCCTGCCCGAGGGGACGCGCGCCTATCTGCTCGCCCCCGTGGTGCGCGGCCGCAAGGGCGAATACCGGCGCGAGCTTGCCGAATGGCAGAAGGCGGGCTTCACCCGCGTCCGCATCGACGGCGAGATGTATCCGATCGAGGAAGCGCCCGCGCTCGACAAGAAGTTCAAGCACGACATCGAGGTGGTGGTCGACCGCATCGCGGTGAAGGAAGGCATCGAGACGCGGCTGGCCGACAGTTTCGAGACCGCGCTGCGCCTCGCCGAAGGGCTCGCCTATATCGACCTTGCCGACGGCGTGGTGCCGGGGCGCGAGGACGAAGCGGGTAGCGGCGGCGCGATGAAGGGGGCGGGGCTGCCCGCCAACCGCATCGTCTTTTCCGAGAAGTTCGCCTGCCCGGTCTCCGGCTTCACCATCGAGGAGGTCGAACCGCGCCTCTTCTCCTTCAACGCGCCGCAGGGGGCCTGCCCGACCTGCGACGGGATCGGCGAGAAGCAGCTCTTCGACCCCCGGCTCGTCGTTCCCAACGAGGCGCTGAGCCTCAAGAAGGGCGCGGTGGTGCCTTGGGCCAAGTCCAACCCGCCATCGCCCTATTACATGCAGGTGCTCGCCAGCCTCGCCAAGGAGTTCGGCTTCGCGCTCGACACCGCGTGGGAGGACCTTGCGCCCGAGAACCGCGACATCATCCTCCACGGCACCAAGGGCAAGCGCGTGCCGCTGACCTTCAAGGACGGGCGCAAGCAATACACGGTCAACAAGCCGTTCGAAGGCGTGATCGGCAATCTCAACCGCCGCCTGCTCCAGACCGAAAGCGCCTGGATGCGCGAGGAGCTGTCCAAGTTCCAGACCGCGCAGCCCTGCGAGACCTGCGGCGGCAAGCGGCTGAACGAGAAGGCACTGGCGGTGAAGATCCCCGGGCCGCCTACAAGTGACGGGGCCGGCATCACCGACATCGCCACCCCCACCAAGATGAGCGTCGCCGATGCCAAGGCCTGGTTCCTCGGCCTGCCCGACCATCTCGGCGAGACGCAGCAGCAGATCGCCAGGGCCATCCTCAAGGAAATCAACGAGCGGCTGGGCTTCCTCGACAATGTCGGGCTCGACTACCTCAATCTCGACCGCACCAGCGGCACCCTGTCCGGCGGCGAGAGCCAGCGCATCCGCCTCGCCAGCCAGATCGGCAGCGGGCTGTCGGGCGTGCTCTACGTGCTCGACGAGCCCAGCATCGGCCTTCACCAGCGCGACAACGACCGGCTGCTCGAAACCCTCAAGCGCCTGCGCGATCTCGGCAACACGGTGATCGTGGTCGAGCATGACGAGGACGCGATCCGCGCCGCCGACTACGTGGTCGATCTCGGCCCCGGCGCCGGCGTCCACGGGGGCGAGGTGGTGGCCGAAGGCACGCTGAAGCAGGTGCTGAAATCGAAGAAGTCGCTCACCGCCGCCTATCTCACCGGCCGGCGCGAGATCGCCGTCCCGGCGGAGCGGCGCAAGGGCAACGGCAAGCAGCTCACCGTCCACGGCGCGCGGGCGAACAATCTGCGGGACGTCACCGCCTCCATCCCGCTCGGCACCTTCACCTGCATCACCGGGGTCTCGGGCTCGGGCAAGTCCTCCTTCACCATCGACACGCTCTATGCCGCCGCGGCGCGCACGCTGAACGGGGCGCGGGTGGTCGCGGGCGCGCACGACAAGGTGACCGGCCTCGAACATTGCGACAAGGTGATCGAGATCGACCAGTCGCCCATCGGCCGCACCCCGCGCTCCAACCCGGCGACCTACACCGGCGCCTTCACCCAGATCCGCGACTGGTTCGCCGGCCTGCCCGAGGCGCAGGCGCGCGGCTACAAGCCGGGGCGCTTCAGCTTCAACGTCAAGGGCGGCCGGTGCGAGGCGTGCCAGGGCGACGGCCTCATCAAGATCGAGATGCACTTCCTGCCCGACGTCTACGTCACCTGCGAGGAATGCGGCGGCAAGCGGTACAACCGCGAGACGCTGGAGGTGCGCTTCAAGGGCCTCTCCATCGCCGACGTGCTCGACATGACGATCGAGGATGCGGAGGAATTCTTCAAGGCCGTCCCCCCGATCCGCGACCGGATGCACATGCTGAACGAGGTGGGGCTGGGCTACGTCAAGGTCGGACAGCAGGCGACCACGCTATCGGGCGGCGAGGCGCAGCGGGTGAAGCTCGCCAAGGAACTCGCCCGGCGCAGCACCGGGCAGACGCTCTACATCCTCGACGAGCCGACCACGGGCCTCCATTTCGAGGATGTCCGCAAGCTCCTCGAAGTGCTCCACCGGCTGGTCGAGCAGGGCAACAGCGTCGTCGTCATCGAGCACAATCTGGATGTCATCAAGACGGCGGATTACCTGCTCGACCTCGGCCCGGGCGGCGGCGTCCGAGGCGGCGAGATCGTCGCGAGCGGGACGCCGGAGGAGGTGGTCAAGGTGCCGGAGAGCTATACCGGACAGTACCTTGCGCCGCTGTTGGAGCGGAAGCGGGTAGTGACGGAATGA
- a CDS encoding cytochrome b/b6 domain-containing protein — protein MKRHSISTRIWHWINLVFVVTLFMSGLTISNAHRYLYWGDWGFQAEQAWLAVPRFPDWMTIPGYYSLAVARDWHVLAAWPFALGLLFMWLAMLANRHFKRDIATSRREWRPGHVWRDIKAHLRLDFNHGPGKYNFLQKLSYGLVFGVLLPMMIVTGMAISPGMGPSFGWMIDLLGGRQSARSLHFVFAFSILGFFIVHVALVFLSGPIRQIRDMITGGRTDAA, from the coding sequence ATGAAACGCCACTCGATCTCCACCCGGATCTGGCACTGGATCAATCTCGTCTTCGTGGTGACCTTGTTCATGTCGGGTCTCACGATCTCCAACGCACATCGCTATCTTTATTGGGGCGATTGGGGCTTCCAGGCCGAGCAGGCGTGGCTCGCCGTCCCCCGCTTCCCCGACTGGATGACAATTCCGGGCTATTACAGCCTCGCCGTCGCGCGCGACTGGCATGTTCTGGCCGCCTGGCCCTTCGCGCTGGGCCTACTCTTCATGTGGCTCGCGATGCTGGCGAACCGCCATTTCAAGCGCGACATCGCCACTAGCCGGCGCGAATGGCGACCGGGGCACGTCTGGCGCGACATCAAGGCGCATCTGCGGTTGGATTTCAACCACGGACCGGGCAAGTACAATTTCCTTCAGAAGTTGAGCTACGGCCTTGTTTTCGGCGTGCTTCTGCCGATGATGATCGTCACCGGAATGGCGATCAGCCCCGGCATGGGACCGAGCTTCGGCTGGATGATCGACCTTCTGGGGGGTCGGCAATCGGCGCGCAGCCTGCATTTCGTCTTCGCCTTCTCCATCCTGGGCTTTTTCATCGTCCACGTCGCGCTGGTCTTCCTCTCGGGGCCGATCCGACAGATCCGCGACATGATCACCGGAGGCCGAACCGATGCAGCGTAG
- a CDS encoding glycine zipper 2TM domain-containing protein yields MKKISLAIAASALAVTGIGTAAPALADPPRWAPAHGKRAKDRARYDSRGYYVEPQRISRNDRMWRGDDGRYYCKRDNGTTGLVIGAGVGALAGHEIAGRGDRTLGAILGGVVGGVVGREIDRGSLSCR; encoded by the coding sequence ATGAAGAAGATCAGCCTCGCAATCGCCGCATCCGCCCTGGCCGTCACCGGAATCGGGACCGCCGCCCCGGCTTTGGCCGACCCTCCCCGCTGGGCGCCTGCTCACGGAAAGCGCGCCAAGGACCGCGCTCGCTATGACAGCCGTGGCTACTATGTCGAACCGCAGCGCATCTCTCGGAACGACCGTATGTGGCGCGGTGACGACGGGCGCTATTACTGCAAGCGTGACAATGGGACGACCGGCCTCGTCATCGGCGCGGGCGTGGGCGCGCTTGCCGGGCACGAAATCGCCGGTCGCGGAGACCGGACTCTCGGCGCGATCCTTGGCGGTGTAGTGGGCGGAGTCGTCGGGCGCGAAATCGATCGCGGCAGCCTGAGCTGCCGCTGA
- a CDS encoding molybdopterin-dependent oxidoreductase, with protein MQRRGFLAMVGAAFVVGCNKVAETEAGANLLSAAERWHMGAQRLLRDRSALAPEYPRSKISPFFRGNGSTDPQNGDYQAQAAAGFADWRLEVRGLVDNPLSLTLDNIRRLPQRTQVTRHDCVEGWSAIGEWTGPQLGTLLEAADLRGDAKFIVFRCTDNLNGDDYYESIDMVDAFHPQTIIAHSLNGEALPVRNGAPLRVRIERQLGYKHAKYLTAVEAVASLDGIGRGKGGYWEDRGYQWYAGI; from the coding sequence ATGCAGCGTAGAGGGTTTCTCGCCATGGTCGGTGCCGCCTTCGTCGTCGGCTGCAACAAGGTCGCCGAGACCGAGGCCGGGGCCAATCTGCTTTCGGCAGCCGAGCGCTGGCACATGGGCGCACAGCGTCTGCTGCGGGACCGGAGCGCGCTTGCTCCGGAATATCCGCGTTCGAAGATCAGTCCCTTCTTTCGCGGCAACGGATCGACCGATCCGCAGAACGGCGATTACCAGGCGCAGGCCGCGGCCGGGTTCGCCGACTGGCGGCTCGAGGTGCGCGGGCTGGTCGACAATCCGCTCTCCCTCACGCTCGACAATATCCGCCGCCTCCCCCAGCGCACGCAGGTTACCCGCCACGATTGTGTGGAAGGGTGGAGCGCGATCGGCGAATGGACCGGGCCGCAATTGGGCACGCTTCTGGAAGCGGCGGACCTGCGAGGAGACGCGAAGTTCATCGTCTTCCGCTGCACCGACAATCTCAACGGCGATGATTATTACGAGAGCATCGACATGGTCGACGCGTTCCATCCCCAGACGATCATCGCGCACTCCTTGAATGGCGAGGCCCTCCCCGTTCGCAACGGCGCTCCTCTGCGCGTGCGGATTGAGCGGCAGCTGGGATACAAGCACGCCAAATACCTGACCGCGGTCGAAGCGGTGGCGAGCCTGGACGGTATCGGACGTGGCAAGGGCGGATACTGGGAAGACCGCGGTTATCAGTGGTACGCTGGCATCTAG
- a CDS encoding septal ring lytic transglycosylase RlpA family protein: protein MPARKSLRTVATVFAGSLALSATTVALAETTPRTVAHSHVQQTGDQHFADLFARFGKLPVAAAAPRAVDLESFEPPVEAEPVATHIQGGRASYYGRKFHGRRTASGEAFDMNAMTAAHRTLPFGSRVQVTNPANGHTVTVTINDRGPFHGNRVIDVSRAAASELGLIQRGSGTVELALLD, encoded by the coding sequence ATGCCTGCACGTAAATCTCTTCGCACGGTTGCGACCGTTTTCGCCGGTTCGCTGGCGCTTTCCGCGACCACGGTCGCTCTGGCCGAGACCACGCCGCGCACCGTCGCGCACAGCCATGTCCAGCAGACGGGCGACCAGCACTTCGCCGACCTGTTCGCCCGTTTCGGCAAGCTGCCGGTCGCCGCCGCCGCACCCCGCGCCGTCGACCTCGAGAGCTTCGAACCGCCGGTCGAGGCCGAGCCGGTCGCCACCCATATCCAGGGCGGGCGCGCCTCTTATTACGGGCGCAAGTTCCACGGCCGCCGCACGGCCAGCGGCGAGGCGTTCGACATGAACGCGATGACCGCCGCGCACCGCACCCTGCCCTTCGGCAGCCGCGTGCAGGTGACCAACCCCGCCAACGGCCACACCGTGACCGTGACGATCAACGACCGCGGCCCGTTCCACGGCAACCGCGTGATCGACGTGAGCCGCGCCGCCGCGAGCGAGCTGGGCCTGATCCAGCGCGGCTCGGGCACCGTGGAGCTTGCGCTTCTCGACTGA
- a CDS encoding AIPR family protein, translated as MSKLKPNTPVTLYYSVLRNVTTPDEAENGATTYSVVMPAEEILKVGTDDNLRDYIPEHNKKQRSMVHRAIASTIRNERDRFSQLNSGFLIGSSKVELDDKNRKITLYDASINNGAQSQGEIRMYFEECAQIGIKPELFFIRAEIGIEPDRSNRIKIAIARNTATKVQDISKAGKQGYFDELDVRFRRDFPNWEIAKSETDIGENLVDPRFLLQILWALIPDELAPKSRQSIDSRIRSYKNAAACLTDFIRVHDKKESDPASKRIYEYFLDMAGTSWELYQHWKTSEVWSSKRLRSDAQQAVRDNHGAIMKVHDGVIFPILAALSQFVKYDKKLKKWSYKQPRVFQDEMMAGAARRQLSAHEGKPMYMGRSSSAYEALKIMTEMASSFES; from the coding sequence ATGTCGAAATTGAAACCGAATACGCCGGTAACCCTCTACTACTCTGTCCTCCGCAACGTAACCACACCGGATGAAGCTGAAAACGGTGCAACGACATATAGTGTTGTAATGCCCGCTGAGGAAATCTTGAAGGTTGGAACTGATGACAATCTTCGTGACTACATTCCTGAACATAATAAGAAGCAGCGTTCGATGGTTCATCGCGCGATTGCGTCGACGATTCGAAATGAGCGAGATCGCTTTTCTCAATTGAATAGCGGATTTCTTATTGGATCATCGAAAGTCGAACTAGACGATAAGAACCGCAAGATTACCCTCTATGACGCTTCGATAAACAATGGCGCTCAATCTCAGGGTGAGATTCGGATGTATTTCGAAGAGTGCGCCCAGATCGGCATAAAGCCAGAGCTCTTTTTCATTAGAGCGGAAATTGGCATCGAACCAGATCGCTCCAATCGTATCAAAATCGCTATCGCTAGAAATACTGCGACCAAAGTTCAAGATATCTCCAAAGCTGGCAAACAAGGTTACTTCGATGAATTAGACGTTCGTTTTCGAAGAGATTTTCCCAATTGGGAAATAGCGAAAAGCGAAACAGATATCGGCGAGAATCTTGTCGATCCACGATTTCTATTGCAGATCCTTTGGGCTTTGATTCCTGACGAACTTGCCCCGAAAAGTCGTCAATCAATTGATTCTCGTATTAGATCCTACAAGAACGCGGCTGCGTGCTTAACAGATTTTATACGAGTTCACGACAAAAAGGAAAGTGATCCTGCTTCAAAAAGAATCTACGAATACTTTCTTGATATGGCCGGAACTTCTTGGGAACTGTATCAACACTGGAAAACCTCGGAGGTTTGGTCGTCAAAACGCCTCAGATCCGATGCTCAACAAGCCGTACGCGATAACCATGGAGCAATCATGAAAGTTCACGACGGCGTGATTTTCCCAATCCTGGCCGCTTTGTCTCAATTTGTAAAATACGATAAGAAGTTGAAAAAATGGTCTTATAAGCAGCCGAGAGTTTTTCAGGACGAAATGATGGCTGGAGCAGCACGTCGGCAGCTTTCGGCGCATGAAGGAAAGCCGATGTATATGGGTCGATCGTCAAGTGCTTATGAAGCATTGAAGATCATGACAGAAATGGCGTCGTCATTCGAGTCATGA